TTCGGAGATTTCTGGTCCTACTGCATGGTCGCGGAGGGCGCCGTGGACATTGCCTGCGAGCCGGAGCTGAACCTGTATGACATGGCAGCGCTGGTCCCCATCATTACCGAAGCCGGTGGCAGATTCACTTCCCTGGAAGGTGAAGACGGTCCGTTTGGGGGCAACGCCCTGGCCACCAACGGTGCGCTGCACAGTGACGTCCTGCGCCGGCTCAACCCGGCGCTGGACGACCTGCTCTGACCGTGGCCCCGTCAAGGTCCGGCCCCCGGCTGGAAGCCCTGCGCCGGCAGGAACTGGCGCGCAGCTATGAGGACGGCGGGGAACACTATGACCGCATCCGTCCCGGCTACCCCGCCGAAGCGGTCCAGTGGTTGTTTGCCGGGCCCCGGAACGCAGCTGCCGGGCCCGGCGCCCGTGTGGCCGACATCGGGGCCGGTACCGGCAAGTACACACGTTCCCTGGCCGCCGCGGGTTACCGGCCCACCGCCGTCGACCCCTCCGCCGACATGCTCAGCCAGCTGCAGCAGATACTGCCCGGAGTACCCGTCCTGCAGGGCACTGCTGAGGCCACCGGACTTCCCTCCTCCTCCATGGACGCCGCCACCGTGGCACAGGCCTGGCACTGGTGCGATCCCATCGCAGCAAGTACCGAGCTGGCACGGATTCTCCGGCCCGGCGGAATCCTGGGGCTGGTCTGGAATCAGCTGGACGTCAGCGTCCCCTGGGTCCACCGCTATTCGCGCATCATTCATGCCGGAGACGTCCTGAAACCCGGATTCCGGCCGGTTGTCGGCCCCGAGTTCTCCCCTGATGATTCCCACGTCACCCGGTGGTCGCAGCAGATGACCCCCGAGGACCTGATGGAGCTCGCCAAGTCCCGTTCCTACTACCTCAGCGCCGGCGGACAGGTGAGGGACAAGGTGATGGCGAACCTGGCCTGGTACCTGTTCGAACATTTGGAATACCGTCCGGGGCAAATCCTGGAGCTGCCCTATCTGACACTCTCCTGGCGGATGGTGCTGTCCGGGGGCTGATTAA
This genomic interval from Arthrobacter sunyaminii contains the following:
- a CDS encoding class I SAM-dependent methyltransferase gives rise to the protein MAPSRSGPRLEALRRQELARSYEDGGEHYDRIRPGYPAEAVQWLFAGPRNAAAGPGARVADIGAGTGKYTRSLAAAGYRPTAVDPSADMLSQLQQILPGVPVLQGTAEATGLPSSSMDAATVAQAWHWCDPIAASTELARILRPGGILGLVWNQLDVSVPWVHRYSRIIHAGDVLKPGFRPVVGPEFSPDDSHVTRWSQQMTPEDLMELAKSRSYYLSAGGQVRDKVMANLAWYLFEHLEYRPGQILELPYLTLSWRMVLSGG